Below is a genomic region from Homo sapiens chromosome X, GRCh38.p14 Primary Assembly.
TGATTTGGGGAGCAGAGCACAGCAACCTGAGCTTGGTTGTCACTTTGGCAATGACAGTTAAGGCACTCACTCTGTATTTAATTTAAGTAGCATTTACatctttgccatattctgttcCCCATCAAGGAATATGGTATACAGATCCATTTACTTGAGATTATTTCCTGAGTCTATCAGCAACTTTGCACAGTTGCTTCCATAAAGGTCTTGTCAGGCTCTTCTTATTTACATTTTGGATTTTAATGCTGCTGTGAATGgtgcattttctattttctattttatatactaAGTTGCTTTTGTGTGGCAAGGCTCTTGATTTTGCTTTAATGACCTTCTGTATGATGTTTTCTGAAgtcttttattcatttgaatattCAATGTGTCTATTCCTTtgaattttctatgtagataatcATATAGTTAACAAATACTCTATTTCTTTGCAGTCTTCATATCTCATTTTCATCTTGACATCCATAGCTCTGgctctttttcattttgatattcaCTGCAGATGTAGGTGGTAGTGGTGACAGCATATGTCAACGACTTGTCACTGCCGTGAATGGCAGAGCTTCTGACATTTCACATTTATGTATGCTTGCTGCCAATTTTAGGAAATGGAAGTTCCTTTTAATGTTAGTTTGCTAAACATTGTTAATTTGTACTTACATAGAATTCATTTCAGAGCCTTTTCCTGTACCCATTGTCATGACTGAATGTTTTTTTCTAGTCTATCTTGTATGCAGGGAGTtagaattgaatttttttctaacatttaatCCTATTTTTATTCCATGCATACAGGCAGCTTGTTCGTTTAATCCACTGTTGTGTTGGATATGTGATTATCTGTTTATGACATTTGCTGCGATGTGTGTGAACACTTGCCTCACAAATTCTTTTCATGAGTGCTCGGGTGCCTTCATCTGTTTATGAATCTAGGAGAGCGAGCCTGGGAGAATGAGTTAAACAATTGCCCATTTTGGATGCATTGGAAGAGTTGAGATAAGATGGTGATTCATTTTCCCTTGCCACTTGGCTGAACTGGCCTCCAAAATTTCCTGTCCTGGAATATTTGAGGGTAGATTGAACTTTGAATACACTTTCAGTTTGTGGAAGTACCATTGGTTTTATCCATTCACCTCTTCAAGGACATCTTggttggtgattatgaataaactACTAATACATTCGTGTACACGATTTTCCATGTGAGAACCAGTTTCCAATTCACTTAGGTAAAACCTAGTAGTACGACTGATGGATCTAAAGGTAAGTCTATGTTTTACTACATAAGAAAGGGCCAAAAGGCCTTCTAGAGtgaatgaaacatttttcttgtcTACCAGCTATGAATGAGAatcccacatcctctccagaatttGATATTCTCAGGTATTTGAATTCTATCCATTGTAATAGGTGGGTAGAGGAATCTTAGTGCTGTTGACATTTGCATTATTAATGAATAATTATGgtgatcatcttttcatgtgtgtatCTTCATTGGTGAATGTATGTGTATTTCTGCGTGTCTTCATTGGTGAATGTCTTCAAATCATTTACATCTTTAGTTGGATTCTTTGTTTTCAAAGGTTGAATGTTAAATGTTTGGTATTTATTCAGCATAtgagttctttatcagatatcaGATTACTAATATTTTCTCTCCATCTATATAGTTTTTTCCATTCTtctaacagtattttttttttttttttttttttttggagatggagtctcactctgtctcccagcctggagtgcagtggcgtgatctcgactcactgcaacctctgccccctgagttcaagcgattctcctgcctcagcctcccaagtagctgggattacaggtgcctgccaacgtgcccggctattttttgtatttttagtagagacaggatttcaccatcttggccaggctggtcttgaactcctgacctcgtgatccacctgcctcagtctcccaaagtgctgggatgacaggcgtcagccatcgtgcccagctgaGATTCACAGGAAAACCACGATCGGAGGGGTGTAAGTTTGTAGGAAAGAGGTTTTTAAGTGGCAGCATCTTTGCATGATTCAAACTCTGGAGGCATATGCATAAAGTCCAAgaaacacatgagaaaactgtACTTCTTGGAAACTAAGGAGCTCACAAATGATGAAATGTGATTCACACCGATTTGTAAATGAGCACCCATTTGTAAGTGAGCAGGCCGAGACAGGGAGATCCACCTGCAGACCATGGCTGGACTCTGGATTAATCCATTCCCATGTCTGCATTCTCTTATGGCCTCTTCCCACGTCTCCCAGGACTCTGCCACCTACTGTCAAATTAAAAATCACAGGCAGGGATACCTCTGGGTTCTGGTGTGTGGGTGTTGGGGCTCTCTGCACGCCCTGATTTCAGAGCTCTTTTGATGTCTGTGCCCAGTTGTGTCTACGGTAAGAACTTGAATCTATTTCCTCTGATCAGTCAAAGAAGTTCGTCGATGATAGCATGTGTTCTAAGATGAACACCCCAAGTGAGCAGAAAAGGCTGCTTCCTAAGTTAAAACATGACATGacatcttttaaattaatttttgactccaaaagaaaggagaaggaaggaagggagggaaagagagagagagagagacacggaaggaaggaaggaaggaaggaaggaaggaaggaaggaagcaagcaagcacagagagagagagagatggaaggaaggaaggaaagaaggaagcaaagagagagagagagaaaaaaggagaggaaaggaaagtaggaaggaagggaaacaagaaagaaaaagtggggGCATAGTGGGGGAATCAAGGAAGGAAGTAAAAAACCCCACCAGATCCAGTACAGACATAAAAGCCAAACATAAATCCTGTCCACCAGACACTAATGAGCACCCTCTAAACTGCAAACCCGTAGGACTCCTTGGTAGTATGTGTCACCTCCACAACTATCAAGGGCACTTTTTAACCCAATGACAAAGCCAGACGTGATCTCATCTGTATGTAAAGTGAAGATCCTGTTATATAAAGGCACCGCCATGACAAGGAATGGCCAGTAACACAGAGTCATTGTGAACCCTAGGCCGGCAATGCTAGCAGCACAATTAGCACTCAGCGAGCAactccaggtaatttttttttttttttttttttttttagacggagtcctgctctgtcgcccaggctggagtgcagtggcgcgatctcggcttgctgcacgctccgcctcccgggttcatgccattctcctgcctcagcctcccgagtagctgggactacaggtgcccgccgccacgcccggctaattttttgtatttttagtacagacggggtttcaccgtgttagtcaggacagtctcgatctcccgagctcgtgatccacccgcctcggcctcccaaagtgctgggattacaggcatgagccactgcgcccggccagctccAGGTAATTTTTAATGAGTAGAGGCGGGATGTCTGAGGGGCTTCCTAAAACCCAGCACCTGCTCGAGTATCTCCTGGGCACTTTTCCAGGGAGGCGTGTTAGGCTGAAGTCTCTATCATGCAAGCCAAAGATGTCGGAGGGGGGTACTGgactgcaaagaaagaaaaaggatggagACCATGAAGACTTTTTTGTGCAGTCAGAAAATTACTCATTTTCTGACACATTTATTGACCAGCACATATTCTGCCCAAATGCTGCCCTCTATGTGCTCTGGTCTGCGTAGTCTGGGTACGCCTGGGGCCCATCGCTAGCTGGCATGTACTGTGACGTGCGGTGGCTGTGGGGGCAATGGTGGTGCAGAGCTGGGAGATGGGGGAACATGACCATGGAGGCAGCAGGCTGTGCAGCCCCAGCAGCCACTAGGGTCACCGGTACCCAGAGATGGCAAAAGGGCAGCATGCCAGGTGCAGGAAGTCCTGTGGTGTCCATGGCAAGGGTACTACGGGACGCTGTGGGAAGGGCCACCACAGGCCCGTAAGAATTCATCTGAGTGGGAGATCCAGGGACATAGAGGAAGGGCAGCGCTGCAGGCCCAGGGACAGCGGCCACCGGAGTGACGTGAGCCTGGCTGCCCTCTGACCACTCGCCGGCCGGCTGGGTCACTGGACTGTTGTCACTCGCCACGGCGGAATCAGGCACCATCACAGGAGTTGCTGGTGGAGCAGAGCCACTCCTGATTTGGGTGTTGGGACCGGCCGGTTCCCGGTGTTGCGGTGTGACCTGGTCATTCTCATTCGGAGACGTGTGATCTTGTTGCTCAGTGTCTGCTGGTGCCAGACAGGATCCAGCAGCTTCTGGCTTGTCCTCCTCCTGATGTCTTGGTGCAGACTTGACACCCACTCTTCTCTTCATCCTCACGAGGAGGTGAGGGGAGTCTCTTTGAAAGTAAGGATGGCAGTAGAACTCTAACTATAAGTCAaagtttaaataaacaaaaggaaactgCAAGTCACAAGGATGGACTACAACTACCAACCATCTACGCCCCTGTGCAAGAGAACTCTACTGGCCCAGGAGGCCTTTCTGGAAAAGGTCCCAGTCCCCAAAGGAAGCTGGGGACTCGCGTTCACATCGTCAAGGTTTACCAAGTTGTGGCGGGCCTTTCCGTCTTGGAAAAAGCCTCAAAATGGCAGATTAGGGTGTCCATGGCCGGCGGAAAGGGTCTTTGAAGTTGCAGACCAGGAGGGAAGAAGATTCTGGGCCTCCCCCATGCAGTGTCAGCTGGCAACAGAATGCACCCCGGCTGGGTTGGAGGCCCTGGGTACTGGCTCTTCCACACCAGGGGCCCACCTACCAAGGGCAGCAGGAGCATCTGCACCTCCTGCGCCAGGCGCCCTTCAGTGCTTCCACTTGAGCACCTCTCCAGACACCAGCTAGGGTGACAGTGGTACAAATACCAGACTCCCCTGGCCTGCTCACCTCACAGGGTAATGTGCTGTGGAGTCAGGGGGACACAGCAACCGCCAGATGACATGGCTGGCCCCGGGGAGGACGACACGCAGATACGGCTACTTGGCACCTGTGATATTTTACACACTCGAGAGGGGCCCGCACCATCCTCAGCCCTCTCCCCACATTCACTCTTAGTTCATGTCACCTCCACCCAGAGGGGGACACAGGCCCACAGCGATGGCCCCACACCCTGCCTGAGGTCGCCCACTTCCCAGGAGGCAGTCCTGGGACTTCCACCCGACCAGGCCCCAGAGCCCACCGACTTAACCCCTCCAGAGGCTTGTCGTTCATTACCTTATTCAAGATGGAGACCAGCCTTTTTGCGGAGAAAATGCGGGTGAAGGTCCTGAAAGTGCATTGACGCCGTTTTCGGAAGCCATACAAGTTTAGCTGGCGGAAGAAGCTCTTTATCGAAGTTGTGGCAAACACTTTGTGTGCGACGTCCCTTTTGAGAATCTCCTTTTCAAAGAGTTTTTGATTGATCACTCTACAAGCCCCACTGTCATCCCACCAGATGGACGAAAACTGGTTGCTGCTGACCAGTCTCCACAGTttctgtggaaaggggagggagaggagattATCTTCTCCCTGGGGCGGGACGTCACCGTCAGGGTGCGGCCTTCTGAACGAAGCTTCCTCGGCCAGAGGTTGGAAAGCGATTTCTTCTGTCAGCAGCCTCAAGTTAGGGCTCCCAGTGGACCCCGGGTCGTCCCAGGCAGGGGAAGGATCTGCTGGGTGAAGGTAGGTCTCTGACTGCAACTGGGGAGGGAAAGGCACCCTTTCCAAGCCATGATCCTGTCCCCTCGAATTTCTTTCTTCACAGCGAGCCATACTCAATGATCGCTTGTCCTCCATCTGGCAAACTTGCTAGTGCAGTGTGGCCAGCAGCACCCCTTGGCAGTCATGTAACCAGCCCCATGACATCATAAAGGGGCTCTGACTGCCGGGGGGTGGCATCTCCACCCCCAGCAAGTTGTGTAATAAAGGGCCAAGGCAGACAAGTAGCTGCCCATCTGCATGTGCACATTCTGGTCCTCACAGTCATTTCAATGGGAAAGATGACACTAGTGCACAAGAGTGCCGAGGGGCCCTGCCACACCGTAGATGCAGACCTGGAGCGGTCCCCTTGTCCTAGAGCTCCTGAGCCAGGCACAACTACAGCAAAGCCCTGGCTCAGGAAGGTCAGAGCTCACCGTCTGAGTCATGGGCCCACAGACCCCAGCACATGACTGACACTCGGAAGCACAGAACAAAGGGTAGGACGGTGCCCATGGGTCAGGCTGTAGCCACGCCACCCTTTCCACCCTGTCCTAGCCAGAGGCAGCAATGTGCTCCATACAGATCCTCCTAACACACCCACACTGTCGGTCCCCAGCACGCAGATGCCCGACAGCCCCTTAGGCAAATGGCTTAGCTGACTGCCCCACCACACGCCGTCGCCATGCAGTCCAGTGGGGAGTCGGAGgcagcctccttcctgcctctcctcgGCCTGCACGTGTCCCCCCACCAGGCAGAGACCCTTCTACACCCCGGGTGTCTGCGGTCACATCGCGGTGGGGCATGCAGCTGTTGGCCTTCGagcatgttttgttttccttggcCAGTGTCTCCAGAGAAACGCACGTGGGTTTGTGTCCAGCGGTCCATCTCTGCAACAGTTGTTCCTTTGGGATTGGATGCTAGGAGGTCACGGGAGAGGTGTCCATCCAAAGCAGTGTCTGTGTCACACACTGTCCCCACACACAGGGCCACCTCTGCACAGACTCCCCCGACTCGATTCTGGGCACAGAGCTCAGTGACCTTCCAGAGACTGCCACGAACCGGTGATGCCTCCACGCTTGAGACATCCTGACCGCAGGGCCCAAGGCGCACTGGCTCAGGGGGTGACAGTGAGGGGTCTGCAAACAGACTGCTGATGCTCAACCCGGCCGCTGCcgagctgtgtgacttgggcacGTCACTTAACCTCTCTCGGCCTCTGTCTCCTCCCGGGGATAAGAGTAGTAGCACCTGCTTCCCGGGGCTGTGAGGATCCAGTGGGACGTATAGGAACTAGCGAGGCACCGGCAGTTGGGTCAGAGCTACTGTTGTCACTTCACAAGGCATTTTCTTCAACAGCAAGTCGGAAATCTCATGAGCCTAAGGCAGAATCCACCTGTGGCCTCTGGTTACAACCCACAGGACTGAAAATCCTTCCAGCCACAGCAACTGGTGAATTTCCTGGTCAATTGCCACAAGTCATGAGCTGAACCCCACTTGAGTTTCAGTTCAGGCAGAACTCTAGAGACGACTAGGGCAAGCTAGACAGCGACTGCAGAGCCTTTTGTTGCAGCGTGAGCAGTCCTCAGCTGTTGACATCACTGGGGAGCAAACGAGGACCAGGAGCGGTGAAAGGACAGTGTCTGCTGCAGATTGTCGTAGCACCCAAGGAACACTCCAGAAAGCCTCCTAAGCAGTAACAAGTGTGGCAAGGTGTAGCCCAGCCAACAGTGGCATCTGCGAGGcgtcccctccttcctcccactaCCCCGTATACCCTGGGACCTGTGCACTGAAGGACTCATTCTAAAGGCTGTGCCCCTGCAGCCGCCAGCCTCACTCACTGGCTGCCTGTGCCAGCTAGAGATTTCTTTCCTCTGAGGCTGGCTGAGAGGACCACTCCAGTTTCCTGGCCCATCCAGCAAAGAAGATACACATCATGCACGTGTAAAATGAGGAACCGGTTTATTGAACAGCTTAAGGAGAGCAAAAATAGTGGCTTTAGCTACATTTTTTACACACTGAGCAGGAAAGTCTAAACCATCCCGTTCCCCTGTACCCCAAAGAGAACAGGGCTTGCTGGAGGCCAGTGCCAAGGGCGGAGTCGTGCTCGCAGCAGACTTGAATTAACCCCATGTAGGCCGGCGAGCAGTTGCCCGCGTGAAAACACCACCCTCTTCTCCTGGCTGAGAAGATCAAAGCTCTTTTTTTACCCTCTTTTCAGCAAAGGACCTATTTGTTTTCAGGCAGGAGGATGTTAAA
It encodes:
- the HSFX2 gene encoding heat shock transcription factor, X-linked, whose protein sequence is MEDKRSLSMARCEERNSRGQDHGLERVPFPPQLQSETYLHPADPSPAWDDPGSTGSPNLRLLTEEIAFQPLAEEASFRRPHPDGDVPPQGEDNLLSLPFPQKLWRLVSSNQFSSIWWDDSGACRVINQKLFEKEILKRDVAHKVFATTSIKSFFRQLNLYGFRKRRQCTFRTFTRIFSAKRLVSILNKLEFYCHPYFQRDSPHLLVRMKRRVGVKSAPRHQEEDKPEAAGSCLAPADTEQQDHTSPNENDQVTPQHREPAGPNTQIRSGSAPPATPVMVPDSAVASDNSPVTQPAGEWSEGSQAHVTPVAAVPGPAALPFLYVPGSPTQMNSYGPVVALPTASRSTLAMDTTGLPAPGMLPFCHLWVPVTLVAAGAAQPAASMVMFPHLPALHHHCPHSHRTSQYMPASDGPQAYPDYADQST